Proteins encoded in a region of the Bacillus sp. T3 genome:
- the gltX gene encoding glutamate--tRNA ligase — MSTDIRVRYAPSPTGHLHIGNARTALFNYLFARNLGGKFIIRIEDTDQKRNIEGGEQSQLKYLKWLGMDWDESIDVGGEYGPYRQSERLEIYNEYVNELLAKGLAYKCYCTESELEAEREEQMAKGETPAYSGRCRHLSEEGQAKFEAEGRKPSIRFLVPQNKTFTFDDMVKGSVSFESEGMGDFVIVKKDGMPTYNFAVAVDDHTMDISHVLRGDDHISNTPKQLMVYEALGWEPPLFGHMTLIVNESRKKLSKRDESIIQFIEQYEQLGYIPEALFNFIALLGWSPAGEEEIYTIEELIEKFDAKRLSKSPALFDKQKLTWMNNQYMKKVEVDKAVDLALPHLIQAGLVQLEMSEQENEWVRNLIALYQDQMSYGAEIVELSSLFFKDEVTFDEEAKAVISEEQVPEVLQAFLAEIDLLDEFTAPNIQASIKAVQKGTGHKGKKLFMPIRVAATGQTHGPDLPKAIALIGKETIVKRFNALLEK; from the coding sequence ATGTCTACTGATATTCGCGTACGCTATGCTCCCAGTCCAACAGGACATTTACATATTGGGAATGCTCGTACAGCATTATTTAATTACTTGTTCGCCAGAAATTTAGGCGGGAAATTCATTATTCGGATTGAAGATACTGACCAAAAACGCAATATTGAAGGCGGAGAGCAAAGCCAATTAAAGTACTTAAAATGGCTAGGTATGGACTGGGATGAAAGTATTGATGTTGGTGGAGAGTACGGACCATATCGCCAATCAGAACGCCTAGAAATTTATAATGAGTATGTAAACGAGCTTTTAGCTAAGGGCTTGGCATATAAATGCTACTGTACGGAATCAGAACTTGAAGCGGAAAGAGAAGAGCAAATGGCAAAAGGCGAAACTCCAGCCTATTCTGGAAGATGTCGTCATTTATCTGAAGAGGGTCAGGCCAAGTTTGAAGCTGAAGGTCGCAAACCAAGCATTCGCTTCTTGGTTCCACAGAATAAAACCTTTACGTTCGATGATATGGTAAAAGGCAGTGTATCATTTGAGTCTGAAGGTATGGGTGATTTTGTCATCGTGAAAAAGGACGGAATGCCAACCTATAATTTTGCTGTTGCCGTCGATGATCATACGATGGATATTTCTCATGTCCTTCGCGGTGATGATCATATTTCAAACACACCAAAGCAATTAATGGTATATGAAGCGCTCGGTTGGGAGCCACCATTGTTTGGACATATGACGTTAATTGTGAATGAAAGTCGTAAAAAACTATCGAAACGGGATGAATCAATTATCCAGTTTATTGAGCAATACGAGCAATTGGGCTATATTCCGGAAGCATTATTTAACTTTATTGCTCTTTTAGGCTGGTCACCAGCTGGTGAAGAAGAGATCTACACAATAGAAGAGTTAATTGAAAAGTTTGATGCGAAGCGACTGTCAAAATCACCTGCATTGTTTGATAAGCAAAAATTAACTTGGATGAACAATCAGTACATGAAAAAGGTTGAGGTTGATAAAGCCGTTGATCTTGCTTTGCCACATTTAATTCAAGCTGGTCTTGTTCAGCTTGAGATGTCGGAACAGGAAAATGAATGGGTTCGTAATTTGATTGCCCTTTATCAAGATCAAATGAGCTATGGTGCTGAAATAGTTGAGCTTTCTTCATTATTCTTTAAGGATGAAGTAACGTTCGATGAAGAGGCAAAAGCCGTTATTAGCGAAGAGCAGGTTCCAGAAGTACTTCAAGCATTTTTAGCTGAAATTGATCTGCTAGATGAATTTACTGCACCTAATATTCAAGCATCGATAAAAGCGGTTCAAAAAGGAACTGGCCATAAAGGGAAAAAACTATTTATGCCCATTCGTGTGGCGGCTACAGGCCAAACACATGGACCGGATCTTCCTAAAGCTATCGCCTTGATTGGAAAAGAAACGATTGTTAAACGATTTAACGCGTTGCTTGAAAAATAA
- the ispF gene encoding 2-C-methyl-D-erythritol 2,4-cyclodiphosphate synthase yields MFRIGQGFDVHQLTEGRPLIIGGITIPYERGLLGHSDADVLLHTIADACLGAIGAGDIGKHFPDTDPTFKDADSAKLLEYVYEMVRQAGYALLNADCTIIAQKPKMAPYIEQMKQRIAELLQSEAAQINVKATTTEKLGFTGREEGIAAQAVVLLKKID; encoded by the coding sequence ATGTTTCGGATCGGACAAGGCTTTGATGTTCACCAACTAACTGAGGGACGTCCCCTCATTATCGGTGGAATTACTATACCTTACGAAAGAGGATTGCTAGGTCATTCGGATGCAGATGTGCTTTTACATACGATTGCCGATGCTTGTCTAGGAGCAATTGGTGCAGGTGATATCGGAAAACACTTTCCGGACACAGATCCAACCTTTAAAGATGCAGATTCTGCAAAGCTGTTAGAGTATGTTTATGAAATGGTGCGACAAGCAGGCTATGCGCTGCTAAATGCTGATTGTACCATTATTGCCCAAAAGCCGAAAATGGCTCCTTATATTGAACAGATGAAACAACGAATTGCCGAGCTTTTACAGTCTGAAGCTGCTCAAATTAATGTAAAGGCAACGACAACTGAAAAGCTTGGATTTACGGGTCGAGAAGAAGGGATTGCCGCTCAAGCGGTAGTTTTGTTAAAAAAGATTGATTAG